Genomic segment of Candidatus Methylacidiphilales bacterium:
GGTGCTGCCGTTCCGGCCGGCCGCCATGATGTTCACCGGGCTGGTTCAGTCGGATGCGGCGCGCGACCAGTTGATGGCGATGGACATGCCGGTGATGGAAATGTGGGACTACCGGCCCGATCCCATCGACATGCTGGTGGGCTTTTCCAATTCAGAGGGCGGACGGCTCCTCGGCGAGCACTTCAGGGAGCGCGGCTACAGGACAGTGGTCTATGCCGGCCGCACCCAGGGTCGCGGCACGCAGCGGATCGGCGGTTTCGTCGAGGGCCTCGGGCGCCAGCCCGACATGACGGTCTCGGTCGAGGGCAACCAGTCGATCAATGACGGCATGGCGGCGCTCGAAAAGATCATGACCGAGCTGCCCGAAACCGACGCCATCATGTTCGGCAGCGACGTGCTGGCGGTCGGCGCGCTGCT
This window contains:
- a CDS encoding LacI family DNA-binding transcriptional regulator, translated to MVRVEDVAREAGVSPITVSRALSNPEKVKEETRKKVEAAVAKTGYVVNRFASSLRSGRSTIISAFVSNLANPHFALAIQGCAAALEGSRYHMLMAQTGYSEETQEDMLAEVLPFRPAAMMFTGLVQSDAARDQLMAMDMPVMEMWDYRPDPIDMLVGFSNSEGGRLLGEHFRERGYRTVVYAGRTQGRGTQRIGGFVEGLGRQPDMTVSVEGNQSINDGMAALEKIMTELPETDAIMFGSDVLAVGALL